The DNA region TTTGTCGTCTGCCTGCTGGGCATGACCGCTTCCTTTTATTTGGCCCACTCGATCTCCAGGCCGATCGCCCAGCTCACGTCCTTCATGCAGAAAGCGCAGTCCGGCGACCTGACGATCCGCCACTGGAGCGACCGCACCGACGAGATCGGCCATTTGGGCCGCAAGTTCAACGCCATGCTGCTGCAAATCAACCGGCTGATTTCGCTGACCGAGCTGCAGGAGCGGCAAAAACGCGAAGCCGAGCTGCGCAGCCTGCAGGCTCATATCAAGCCGCATTTCCTGTACAACACGCTTGATACGATCCATTGGATGGCTCGCCGCAAAAGCGCGGACGATATCGCCGAGATGGCGGAATCGCTGTCCAAGCTGTTTCGGATCGGGCTCAGCAAAGGCAACGACATCATTCCGCTGAGCGACGAACTCGAGCATGTCCGCAGCTATTTGCAAATCCAGCATGTCCGGTACCAAAACAAGCTGGACTATACCCTGCATATCGCCCCGGAACTTCAAGGCGTTTACGTCTTGAAGCTGATCCTGCAGCCGATCGTGGAAAACGCGATTTATCACGGAATCAAGGAGCGCCGGGGGCCCGGTCATATCGTGATCGAGGCAGCCGAAGACGGCGGCGCGCTTGCGATCACGATCCGTGACGACGGTAAAGGCATTCCCCCTGATCAGTTAGCTCAGCTGCAAAGGCAGCTGCAGTCTGCGGGGTCAGCCGCGGCCGAGTTGCCCGGGCAGAAGCCAGAACCCTCCCCCGATTCCGCGGACGGCAAAGGGTACGGCATGCTGAACGTGCAGGCGCGGATCGCTTTGACGTTTGGCGCCAAATACGGAATCGCCATCCAAAGCGAATTAGGACGGGGAACGGTCGTAACGGTGACGCACCCGCTGATCCGGGATAACAACGTACGTTGGGAGAGGGTAAACCATGAGTGATCGTATGGAAAAAAACATGAACGAAAACAGCCTGTCCCCCGCCTTCCGCTGGAAAGTGCTGATTGCCGACGATGAGATGATTATTCGGGAGGGCATCCGGGACAGCATCAATTGGGATCAGTTGCGGTTAGCGGTTGCCGCGGAAGCCGAAGACGGTGAAGAAGCGCTGGAGCTGGCCGTCCGGCACAGCGTTCACATTCTGCTCGTGGACCTCAACATGCCGATCATGGACGGCATTGAGCTGATGAAGCGCGTCCGTGAGCAGCTCCCGGGCTGCAAAATCGTCATTATTACCGGCCATGACGAATTCGCCTACGCGCAAAAAGCGATCCGCCTTCAGGTCAAAGATTATATTCTCAAGCCGGCCAACCCGGCACAGCTCGAAAAGGTGCTGCTGCAGGTCCGGACGGAGCTTGAGGAGGAGGCGGCCCGGCAGCTCCACTGGCAGGCCGCCTCCCGGCAAATTTCCCGCAGCTATCCGCTGCTGCGGGAACGATTTTGCCAGGAATGGATGGACGGCAGCATGACGGAAGCCGAGATTTTGGAGCAGCTGCAGTTTCTGAAGCTGCCGGCCGCCTGCCCGGACTGGCTCGGCGTGATCCGTCTGCGCGAGCCGGCTGGGGCGCCGGCGGCCATGAAGGAGTCCGAACGCCAGCTGTACCTGTTTGCGATCGAAAATATCGCTTCCGAATTGCTCTCCTCCTCCCCCAAGGCGATGTTCCGCGACCCGTTCGGACTCATCGTCGTACTGCTGTGGAGCCTGGAGGCGGAAGCGGATTTCCACCGCATTGAAACCGCGGTGCGCACCAACCTGAAAATCGCCGTCGACGTTCATCTGGCCGAAGGCGGCGGCTGCGGCGGGGTGACGGACCTGCCCGCCGTTTACCGCAGCGGCAAAGCCGCGGTGATGAAGGAGACCCCCGTCTCGCCTTTGGTGCGCCGGGCCAAACAGTACATGCTGGAGCACTTCTCCGACCGCCGGCTGACGCTGGAAAAGATGGCCGGGGCGCTCCAAACCTCCCCCGTGTATTTAAGCCGGGTGATCAAGCAGGAACTAGGCGCCTCGTTCAACAGCTATTTGACGCAAATCCGCATCCGCCGGGCGGCTCAGCTGCTGAACGCGACGGAGCTGACGATCGCGGAAATCGCCGAACAGGCCGGCTATGAAACGCAGCATTACTTCAGCACGGCGTTCAAGCGGGCCACCGGCATTTCCCCGCTCCAGTACCGCAAAGGCGCGTTCAACCTCAAAGAAGAAGGAACCGAGTGACCCCCGGTTTCTTCTTCTTTCGGTTTCTTCCCTTTTTTGTCCGGGTGTATACCGCGTGTATTCTACGCTAACGGACTCAAATGACTTTATTTGCTGATTTCCCGTTACATTTTGTGATCTCCTGTTTCTGCGGCAATAGAGTCCCTAGTGTCCTTTACGCTACATCACCTTCGGCGGCGTCCTTCCCCCGGCACACCGATTTCAAAGCTGTGCCAAAACTTTAGTTGGATTTTTATAAAAAGAGTAGATTCATTGTAAATACGCCCTCCCCTGTCCCTTGCTATACTCACCTTGCAAACGCACTCAAACCATATAAGCCGAACTTATGATTGTGCGGTTGGAGGCAACCGGATGAACTGTTCTTGCCTACTCCAGTACAATTCTTTGGTTCAGCTTATATCGAATTTTCAATCGGGAGGTTGGGTCATGAAGAAATTTACGACAATCCTGTTGGCGCTGGTCGTAGTTCTGACGCTGGCGGCATGCGGAAACGGCGGGGCCGGCGGCAACGGAGCAACTGGCGGCAACGGAGCCGGCGGCGGCAACGAGGCCGGAAGCAGTACCGGCAACGGCGGCAACGGCGGTGGCGGAAACTCCGGCGCCAACAAAGGCACGGTTGGCCTCTCCATGCCGACGAAATCGTCGGAGCGTTGGGTGGGTGACGGCCAGAATATGGCGAAGGAATTCGAAGCGCTTGGTTACGCTGCGGATCTGCAATACGGGGAAGACGTCATCGAAAATCAGGTGTCGCAAATTGAAAATATGATCACAAAAGGCGTGAAAATTTTGGTGATCGCGGCGATCGACGGCGGCTCGCTGACCGATGTGCTGCAAAAAGCCCATGATCAAGGCATTCAGGTCATCGCCTACGACCGCTTGATCATGAACAGCGAATACGTCGACTATTACGCCACCTTCGACAACTTCAAGGTCGGCGTGCAGCAGGCCGCCTACATTGAAGAGAAGCTGGGCCTCAAGGACGGCAAAGGCCCGTTCAACATCGAGCTGTTCGGCGGTTCGCCGGACGACAACAACGCTTATTTCTTCTATGACGGCGCCATGTCGGTGCTGCAGCCATATATCGACTCGGGCAAACTGGTCGTGCGCAGCGGACAGACGAAAATGGAGCAAATCGCCACGCTGCGCTGGGACGGCGCCACCGCTCAGGCGCGGATGGACAATTTGCTAAGCGCCCATTATTCGACGGAAAACGTCGATGCCGTACTGTCCCCGTACGACGGCATCAGCATCGGCATCCTCTCCTCGCTCAAAGGCGTGGGATACGGCACCGGCGACAAGCCGCTGCCGATCGTGACCGGCCAGGACGCCGAGCTCGCTTCGATCAAATCGATTTTGGCGGGCGAACAAACGCAAACCGTATTTAAAGACACGCGCGAGCTCGCCAAAAAAGCGGTCGCCATGGCGCAAAGCATCCTCGAAGGCACGGAGGCCGAAGTGAACGATACGGAAACATACGATAACGGCGTGAAGGTTGTCCCTTCCTATTTGCTGGAGCCGGTCTCCGTGGATAAGGACAACGTGGAGAAAACGCTGGTCGAGACCGGTTATTACACCAAAGAGGAGCTTGGCTTGTAGCCCCGCGGCCGGAGATACGCGGACTGACGGAAATGGCATTACAGCAAGCCGGTACAGCGGCAAACCGGCTCCCGCGGCGGACGGCTTTCCCGGCCGCCGCCGTTCTACATCAACGCGGCAGAAAGGCAGGTGGCGGCACTTGCGAAAACTTATATTGGAAATGAGGGGCATCACCAAAACGTTTCCCGGCGTCAGGGCGCTCAGCGACGTCAATTTGCAGGTAGCGGAAGGTGAAATCCACGCGCTTTGCGGGGAAAACGGTGCCGGAAAATCCACCCTGATGAAAGTGTTAAGCGGCGTTTATCCGCATGGCACCTATGAGGGGGACATTTTGTTTAACGGCCGGATTTGCGAGTTTAAAGATATCAAGCAAAGCGAACAGCTCGGCATCGTCATTATCCATCAGGAGCTGGCGCTGATCCCGTATCTGTCGATCGCGGAAAATATTTTTCTCGGCAACGAACAAAAAAAGCGCGGGCTTATCGACTGGAACGAAACGACGATCAAAACGCGGAAGCTGCTCGAAACCGTCGGGCTGGACGAATCGCCGGCCACCCGGGTGCTCGATCTCGGCGTCGGCAAGCAGCAGCTGGTGGAGATCGCCAAAGCGCTGGCCAAGCAGGTCAAGCTGCTCATCCTGGACGAACCGACGGCGGCGCTCAACGAAAGCGACAGCGAAAACCTGTTGGCGCTCATCCTGGAGCTGAAAAAACAAGGCATCACCTCGATCATCATCTCGCACAAATTAAACGAAATCAGCAAGGTGGCCGATTCGATCACGATTTTGCGGGACGGCAAAACGGTCCAAACGCTCGATATGAAGGCGGATCAGGTGACCGAGGACATGATTATCAAAGGCATGGTCGGACGCGATTTGACCCATCGATACCCTGAACGCGAACCCCGTATCGGCGAAGTAATCTTCGAGGTTCGCGGCTGGGAAGCCTACCATCCGCAGCAGGAGGAGCGAAAAGTGCTGGACGATATCAACCTGACGATCCGCCGCGGCGAAATCGTCGGGATCGCCGGTTTGATGGGCGCGGGCCGAACGGAGCTGGCGATGAGCATCTTCGGGCGTTCTTACGGCAGACATATTAAGGGCCGGCTGTTCCTGCACGGAAAAGAGGTCCGGTTCGACTCCATCAGCCAGGCCATTGCGCACGGGGTCGCTTATGTCACCGAGGACCGCAAGCAGTACGGACTGATTCTGATCGACGATATCAAGCGGAACATTTCACTCACCAGTCTCGGCAGGCTGTCCCGCCGCAGCGTCATTCACGAGCAGGAGGAAGTGCTTGTCGCGGAGGAGTACCGGAAGAAGCTCAATATCAAGACGCCAAGCATTTTGCAAAAAACGGTCAACCTCAGCGGCGGCAACCAGCAAAAGGTCGTGCTCAGCAAATGGATTTACGCGCAGCCGGAAATTCTCATTCTCGACGAGCCGACGCGCGGCATCGATGTTGGGGCCAAATACGAAATCTACTCGATCGTCAATCAGCTCGCGGACGAGGGCAAAGGGATATTGTTCATTTCTTCGGAGCTGCCGGAAATTCTCGGCATGTGCGACCGCATCTATTGCATGAGCGAAGGGCGAATCACCGGGGAGGTCGCTCGCAAGGATGCGACGCAGGAAGTGTTGATGAAATCGATGACTCGAGGCAGGGGGTAGGCAGATGCAAGCAGTTAGCGAACTTTTCCGCAAAAATATCCGCCAGTACGGGATGATCATCGCACTGGTGTTCATTACGGTGTTGTTTCAAATTTTGACCGACGGGATTCTGTTGAAGCCGCTGAATATCACGAACCTGATTTTGCAAAACAGCTACATTCTCGTGCTGGCGATCGGCATGGTGCTCGTCATCATCACCGGACACATCGATTTGTCCGTTGGTTCGGTCGCGGCCTTTATCGGCGCGCTGGCGGCGATCATGATGGTCAACTGGCAGGTGCCCACGTTTCTGGCGGTGATCCTTGCGCTGATCATGGGGGCGCTGATCGGAGCCTGGCAGGGCTTCTGGGTCGCTTACGTCAAAATCCCGGCGTTTATCGTGACGCTGGCCGGCATGCTGCTGTTCCGCGGCCTGACGATGATTGTGCTGGGCGGGCAGTCGATCGCACCGTTTCCGAAATCGTTCCAACGCATCAGCTCCGGGTTTATCCCCGACTGGTTCGGCGGCGGCGGGCTGCACGTATTAACGGTCGTGCTCGGCATCCTGCTGTCCATTTTGTACATCTGGCAGGAATGGAAGGAGCGCCGGACGCAGATAAAGTATCAGTTTGAAGTGCCGCCGATGTGGACGTTTGTACTGCAAATCGCCGTGCTGGTGGCGGTGATCAATCTGTTTACGCTGGTGCTGGCCACCTATAACGGCATTCCGAACATTCTGATCATCCTGTTCTTCCTGATCGTCATCTACTCCTTCGTAATGAACCGCATGGTCGCCGGACGGCACATCTACGCGCTTGGCGGCAATGAGAAGGCCGCCACGCTGTCGGGGGTCAAGACGAAAAAAGTGACGTTCTGGGTGTTCGTCAACATGGGCGCGCTGGCCGCGCTCTCCGGCCTCATCTTCGCCGCCCGGCTCAACTCGGCCACGCCGAAGGCCGGCACGAACTTTGAGCTGGACGCCATCGCGGCCTGCTTTATCGGCGGCGCCTCCGCTTCTGGCGGTATCGGCACCGTAGTCGGCGCGATCATCGGCGGGCTCGTCATGGGCGTGATGAACAACGGCATGTCGCTCATCGGGCTCGGCGTCGACTGGCAGCAAGGCATCAAAGGGCTCGTCCTGCTTCTCGCCGTCGCATTCGACATTTACAATAAGTCGAAGACGAATTGATACGATCGGTCAGGCTACTGCAAAACGAGCAGGCCCCCATCTCGGAAATCCGGACGGGGGCCTGCTCGCTTTTTGTAAAAATTACCTCTCCCCCACTCCTTGCTGGGAAATGGCTGTTACTGCGTGTCTACTTTGACTAGTTTACATCCAAATAGCGGTAATTTAAGTCGTTATTTTGATCATATTGTCCCACTCTCGTCAAATAGCGGAACTTTTTGTTCCTATTTGGGGGCCAAGATGGAAAAAGGGGGCACTGGGCCCCCTTCCACCAAAAATAGCGGCAAAAAAACCCTCTATTTTATCTGGGCTCCCTACATTGCCGATTATATCGCCCTTTTTTACCGCTATTGCCCTGGCCTGCGGCGAGGACTTTTCCTACTCCCCGTCTGGCATGGGGAGTACGATGGATCGAGGCCTGCGAAAGGCGGCGAAATGCAAAAGTGCAGGCGACTTCCGTCGAAATGACTCGAAACGAGCGACTCAACTGCAAAAGCCGAAAGTGCAGTTCACCCCCAGCCATAGTAGCATATCCTTCCAATTCCACACAAAACAACTGCATTTTGCATTTCACTTGCGCTTTAAGGGCCTTTGGCGGAAAATCAACTGCACTTTTGCAATTGATTTGGTCACGCCCCCCCCCATCACTATCGTCAACTTGGCTATCCGGCCACACTTCTTAAGCGCACCCGCCGCATACGATTATTGTTTCGGAGATTCTACTGGAGATTCTACCGGACTCATCATTGACTGGGCCTCTTCGCGAGAGATGACCGTAAACTGTTGATCGCCCAACTTGATCAGGCTACCTGCCGGGACATCCAGCTTCATGCCTAATGAAACCGCAACACGATACGGGTACGCCGACTCCTTCATTCCTTCGCCCCCGGCCCCGATTGACTTAGCGGACTTGGGATTGGAAGCATCGTTAAGCTGACCGGTGCCGGATGCACCGGCTGAATCTGTTCCGGCTTTATTGGTTTTGCCGGCCGGATCGGTCTCGGTGTTATTAGTTTTATTGGTTGCGCCGGTTGCAGCAGTTTTATCAGTTTTACTGGTTTTATCGCTTGTATTGGCTTTGTCATTCGTATTGGTTTTGTCATTCGTTTTGGTTGCATCGGCCGCGTCGGCTGCATCGGTTCCTTTGGTTCCCTCGGTTCCATTGCCTGCACCCGTTGTATTCGTTGCTTTGGTCGCGTCCGCTGCATTGGTTCCGCCGGTTGAATCGTCTTTCTTATCTGCGGATTGTCCAGAGTCCTGGTTCTCTGCCGTTTTCTTTACACTTTCCTTACTTTCCTTCGTATTTCCCTCGGCATTTCCCTGCACATTTTCTTTCCCATTTTCCTTCACATTTTCCTTCGTATCTTTAGCGGTATCTCCCTCATTTCCCCCTGCAGCCGCATCATCACTTTTCGCATCGTCGGTTCCTGCTCCGCCGGCCGCGCCGCTCGGTCCGGTCGTCCCCGCCGTCCCCAAATCACCGGCACCGGAACTTTCAGCGGTACAATTGCTTTCGTATTTCAAATTCGTAAATTGCTGAGCGGAGCCTCCCGAAGACTCGATCGTCAAGGCTGACGGAACAAAGGCAGTACACTGCTCCGCCCCGGGGAACAGAAATACAAGCGAAGTCGTTTCCGTAGCCGTAGCATCGGCACCTGCAACGTTGTCTGCGTAGACAAGCGCCTCCGGTTTCTCTGCCTGAGCAGGCGGCTGGTTTGCTTCAACAGGCGTTTTGGGCCCCAGCATCCCTTGCTGCTGCATCACGAACAAAATACCGGCGGTCACAACCAGACCGGAGGCCAGAACGATTATGGTCGCTCCGACTTTTTTTCCGTTTTGGGCCAAAAACCGCTTCAGCGGCGAGGAGAGCGCCAGACGCGCCTCAGCAAACACCTTCGCCAGCGGCGCTCCCGCTTTCTCGAAATAAAGGGTCCGGTACTCCTTACTTTTAAATGCGCTTCTGTCATACTTGTCAAAATACCTTAACAGCGCCGCGGCGTAGGCTGGAACCAGGCCCTTGGACCCGGCGAAATACGGATGGCCCTGCGACCACAGCATGAACTCGTAAATCGTTTCCTTATCCTTGGCATGCTGATGGAGATACTCCAGCACCTCATCATAATCGGCAAACCCGGAATCGGCGTCTTGATAAAACGCCAGCACGATTTTTCCAAACTGCACCAGCTCGATGCCGGACTGCAGCCACTCGCGTCCCAACTGCTGTACCCGCTTCATGTCACTTGCGGACAAAGCTTGAAAAATATCCTCCATAGACTCACGCCGGGTAAACCATTCGTACAGCGTCTGCAGCATATCGGCATGATTGCGCTGCCGGCCCTCAAGCTGCAAACCGGCAAAAGCATCCGCTCTGCCTAAAAAGGCGGCGGACACCACTTGGTCCTGGGTCAGCTTGTCCACTTCCAGGTCATTCAGCAGCAGGTTTTTGGCGGCCAGCGAAAGAAGCTCCGCCAACTGCGAATCGGCCATCGTCATTCCGCTGTCAGATAGAGGCGTTCGTTCCCATTTGCGGATATTTTCCAGCACCATGTGTACGGCGGACAGCAAGCGCTGCTGCTTGCGAAGCTTGTCCGTTAAACTCTCAACGGCATATTCCTGAAAAGAAGCGTTCCGCAGCAAATCCGGCTGGGCGACCGCCCAGCTATGCACGATGTTCAGAACTTCCTTGGGCCCCTGCGCTTCCGCCAGTTTGTTGCGGATGTAAGGCTCAAACAATCTGTCGGACAGCCCGTCAAGCTTCAGGACCGTGCCAAAAAAGGCTTTGCTCAGCTCGGGCTGGCTCTCGGCCAAGGCGTACAAGCCATAGGCAAGCTCCGTCTGTCCTTCCGTCAGCGCGTTGTTAATCGCATGAATCAAATAATTGACCAGCTTGGGACCGTAATTCCGGCCATCCAGCCGGTAATAATCCCTGAAGCATTCCACGACCGCCAGCTCGGGGATATTCCGCTGTTTTATCCGGTCAAACTCCCGGTCGAAGGCGGCGAGAAATATATCGTTCAGCCGCAAGCTTGAGTCCGGGGCGTCCGCGGGCTCCAAATAACCGAGCAGCCCCCGCAGCACCGTTAATTTATGATTTTCGTATAAATCCCAGCGGCCTTTTTCCACCTGGTAAAACACGCACAGCTCGTGGTAAGCGGACAACACCCCCCGGCTCTGCGGCTCCTTGGCTGCAAGCATATCATCCGCGAAGCGATGGAAATCCTCCAAGCTTTCAAGCTCACCCACCGCGCGCCATACAAATTCGAGATAAGGCTGCCTGCCGTCATCCACCTCATCCTGCGGCAGCCGTCCGGCAGCGAGATCGAACACATATTCCTTTTCGATTTCCCGGTCACCCGGCCGCAAGCTTCCGCGCTCCACGAATTGCAGGTGAATATGTTTGCGGCTCTGCGGCTCCTTGGCGTAAGTAAGGAATCCAAAGCGCCGGCGTTGCTCGAACGGCAGACAGGCGAACAACACTTTAAGCAGCGCCGCGGCGTATTGCGTAATCTGCTCCGCCGGAACATCCAGCGCAACATATACTTTTTTTCTGCCTTCGCCAACCGCGGTCATAACGGCAAACAGCAGCTGTTTAAAGCTTTTCTCGTCCAATTTCAGTTCATCCAGCAATTCGCCCGCCGGCAAACCGGATGGACCGCTTTGCCGGAGCAGCGGGTTCCGCTTCCGCTGCGGGAGATGCTCAAGCTCCGGCAGCACCCGGCCGATTTCCTGGAAATATTTTTCGGCATAATCCGCTTCAAAATAACGGCTGTAGTCGATGACGATCTCATCCCGCCGCGCCGCCGGAATCACGTAGTTATGAGTAAGGAACGCGCTGCGCAGGCCGGTAAAATCCACCGGCTGATAAATGCTCCGTCCCAGCACCGTATCTCCGCCATCGGTATGGAATAAATGGATCGCCGGCGGATAGCCGGCAGCCTCCTTCTCGCCCCGGGAAGCCAGTTCCGCGGGAGCGTCGTATACGCAGAATGGATGGAGCTGCTTCTTGATAAACACGGAGTCCAGCCCGTCCGAGGCCGCAACCGTATCAAAACCTTCCGTTCCGCGAAATAACCCGCTCCGCTCCCTTGTATAGATTTGCTGCTGAATCATTGCGGGAGATGCTTGCTTCACGATCATTCTCTCCCCTCGATGTAGTTCAATTTGTACAGCAGCCAAATGAACGGTTCGTCCACGCGAATCGGCTGCACGACGTTTTGCAGCTTCTGGTCGACCGGATTGCTGCCGAGCGCGGATACCGCAAAATATCCCGTGTTTTTGAAGTAAACGTCCATCGTACCTTTAAAGGGCCGATCCACTTTCTCAATAAAACGGCGGATTTCGCCGTCGATATTTTCAAATTCGGTCACATTAAAATATTTACGATGCACCACATGGTTAAAAATATTGCTGTTCGACTTGATGTACTCTCCTTCTTCATCCTTCAAGGCGTGCAGCATATCGCTTTTCGTCAGCACAACCGCGGTCGGGATGTCCGTTTTCCCCTTATCCTCATAAGCGATAAAATCCCCGAACATCGTCAGTACCACATCGCGCGGTTCATCATATTGCGACACCCACTCGCCCGGTTTGTCTCCGGCGTTGATGCGGATTTTCTCGCGGATGGAGCGGATTTGCAGCGGATCGACCATGAACAATAGTCCTGAAGAGTTTTTGATATGCTGTCCCTGCAAGCCAAGATAGTCCTGATCCACCATGCCTTCGCCCGCTACATCAAAGAAAACGAGCGTGAGCGGCGGCTTCGACTCATCCTTGAACACAAATTGAAAAATGAAAGGCTCCTGCATTTTCTCTTTCTGGGTCGATGGCAAGAGTTCACCGCGCTCAAACAGCGGCTCTTCATAGATGGTCCGGAATTTGCGGCTGATTTCGGCGTTAAGCGGCATACAAGCCGCGTCAAAATGATCGGCCGTCGTATTCTGCAGCGTATGAATCAATGAAGTCATATAAACGGATTTTCCCACCTGGGAAGCTCCGATGATGGAAATAATATTGCTGGGCACTTTGCCCGCCGTTACCGGCAGCTCGTTATGACAGTGCGGGCATAATCTGCGCCGGGTCACTTCCCCATAGCGGTCGTTTAGTCCGGTCAGGACATGATCCGAATAGATCAGATGCTCTTCCGGAACGTCCTGGGGGCGCAAAATCGCCTCAATTTCATAGACGGTATCGAGACCGAATCGCTCCCTGTATTTATTCAGCGCTTCGTCCTCGCCAAGCGCGTAGTCCTCATCGTCTTCACGGTAATGCGTCGCCCTGAATACAACTTCATCCGGTCCGAATTTACTGAAGCAATAGGGGCAGACAATATCGTAAAACAACGGCCGCTCTTCGGCCGGGGATTTCTTTTTAAACAAATCAAACAGACCCATCGTGTTCCTCCTCTCACTATATAAGTTGAACTATGGATTGGATGCGGTAGGGCAGCCGTGTGAAATGTTCTTACGATCGCTGTTGTTCGCGGATTTTTTTGATTCAATAAATACAAACAAGGTAGAAATCCGCTCACAAAGGCGACCAAGCGTATGCTTCCGATGCAGCTTTCTTCCAGAAAGCTTTTAGTTTCTTCAGAATCATTTCCCACTCTTGCCTTACTCGTTCCCTACTTTAGTTCAACTTATTATAGTAGCGCAATTATTCCGGAATCAGTTCGTACAATCTCCCGTACTTAGGGCCGTCGGTAAAAAACAGCCTTACGTAATCGTTTTTCCCTACCTCGATCGGAGGCAAGGTGCTTCTGCCCGGCGGGAAATCCCTGAGAAAAGGATATACGGTCCCGTCATCGATACTTACCGGATAACTGCCCTGCTTTTTCACATAACAAAGCGCCTCTTTCGGAATCTCCACTTCCGCGAGCACCGAGATCTGCACCGTTTTATATTTTCGCAGCAGACCGCTCTTATGAGAGACGGAATAGCGGATTTTGGCCCGCCCCGTACTGAACTCCACGGTGTTCCGCCCGTCAGGCTGATAGACCAAACGTTTGTCCCCGTCATCCATGATGCAGGCATAAACCGTATAGGCGACGAGTCCAATCGTGTCGATCCGGTCCGCATAACCTCCCGCCGCCTTATACTCTTCACGGGTGTAGAGCTTCAATCCGGCGGCAGAAGGGGGATTGCGGCACTCCCCCTGCCGCTCCCGCTCTGCGGACCGCTTGTCGATATAAACCGCCTGTATTCCTTCAGGCCACTGCCACTGCAGCTTACAGCGATCCTCATCGATCTTGTAACTAAGCTGCGTGATGAGCGGCAAGCCTTCCTCCGCCTCGACGAATCGCATCGCAATGCCCCCTTTGCCCTTTAAAATCCGCTATTGCGCCGGTTTCGGGCAGGCTCCTGATATCCGGCCGCGCCGTTCTGAACAGCAGCTCCTCTACGGCGCATAGCAGACCGGACACCGTCCGCCGGGACCGGTACGGCAAGCGTGAACATCGTCATCACGGCGGCCAGCACGA from Paenibacillus macerans includes:
- a CDS encoding response regulator transcription factor, which gives rise to MSDRMEKNMNENSLSPAFRWKVLIADDEMIIREGIRDSINWDQLRLAVAAEAEDGEEALELAVRHSVHILLVDLNMPIMDGIELMKRVREQLPGCKIVIITGHDEFAYAQKAIRLQVKDYILKPANPAQLEKVLLQVRTELEEEAARQLHWQAASRQISRSYPLLRERFCQEWMDGSMTEAEILEQLQFLKLPAACPDWLGVIRLREPAGAPAAMKESERQLYLFAIENIASELLSSSPKAMFRDPFGLIVVLLWSLEAEADFHRIETAVRTNLKIAVDVHLAEGGGCGGVTDLPAVYRSGKAAVMKETPVSPLVRRAKQYMLEHFSDRRLTLEKMAGALQTSPVYLSRVIKQELGASFNSYLTQIRIRRAAQLLNATELTIAEIAEQAGYETQHYFSTAFKRATGISPLQYRKGAFNLKEEGTE
- the chvE gene encoding multiple monosaccharide ABC transporter substrate-binding protein, translating into MKKFTTILLALVVVLTLAACGNGGAGGNGATGGNGAGGGNEAGSSTGNGGNGGGGNSGANKGTVGLSMPTKSSERWVGDGQNMAKEFEALGYAADLQYGEDVIENQVSQIENMITKGVKILVIAAIDGGSLTDVLQKAHDQGIQVIAYDRLIMNSEYVDYYATFDNFKVGVQQAAYIEEKLGLKDGKGPFNIELFGGSPDDNNAYFFYDGAMSVLQPYIDSGKLVVRSGQTKMEQIATLRWDGATAQARMDNLLSAHYSTENVDAVLSPYDGISIGILSSLKGVGYGTGDKPLPIVTGQDAELASIKSILAGEQTQTVFKDTRELAKKAVAMAQSILEGTEAEVNDTETYDNGVKVVPSYLLEPVSVDKDNVEKTLVETGYYTKEELGL
- the mmsA gene encoding multiple monosaccharide ABC transporter ATP-binding protein, encoding MRKLILEMRGITKTFPGVRALSDVNLQVAEGEIHALCGENGAGKSTLMKVLSGVYPHGTYEGDILFNGRICEFKDIKQSEQLGIVIIHQELALIPYLSIAENIFLGNEQKKRGLIDWNETTIKTRKLLETVGLDESPATRVLDLGVGKQQLVEIAKALAKQVKLLILDEPTAALNESDSENLLALILELKKQGITSIIISHKLNEISKVADSITILRDGKTVQTLDMKADQVTEDMIIKGMVGRDLTHRYPEREPRIGEVIFEVRGWEAYHPQQEERKVLDDINLTIRRGEIVGIAGLMGAGRTELAMSIFGRSYGRHIKGRLFLHGKEVRFDSISQAIAHGVAYVTEDRKQYGLILIDDIKRNISLTSLGRLSRRSVIHEQEEVLVAEEYRKKLNIKTPSILQKTVNLSGGNQQKVVLSKWIYAQPEILILDEPTRGIDVGAKYEIYSIVNQLADEGKGILFISSELPEILGMCDRIYCMSEGRITGEVARKDATQEVLMKSMTRGRG
- the mmsB gene encoding multiple monosaccharide ABC transporter permease, whose amino-acid sequence is MQAVSELFRKNIRQYGMIIALVFITVLFQILTDGILLKPLNITNLILQNSYILVLAIGMVLVIITGHIDLSVGSVAAFIGALAAIMMVNWQVPTFLAVILALIMGALIGAWQGFWVAYVKIPAFIVTLAGMLLFRGLTMIVLGGQSIAPFPKSFQRISSGFIPDWFGGGGLHVLTVVLGILLSILYIWQEWKERRTQIKYQFEVPPMWTFVLQIAVLVAVINLFTLVLATYNGIPNILIILFFLIVIYSFVMNRMVAGRHIYALGGNEKAATLSGVKTKKVTFWVFVNMGALAALSGLIFAARLNSATPKAGTNFELDAIAACFIGGASASGGIGTVVGAIIGGLVMGVMNNGMSLIGLGVDWQQGIKGLVLLLAVAFDIYNKSKTN